A segment of the Halovivax limisalsi genome:
GGACTCCCCCGCATCCAGGTCGAGGCGTTCGAGCCCGCCGTAGGCGTCGATGACGGCCGTGCCCGATCCCCGCAGCGCCAGCGGCACGAGGCTTGCCTCGCCGAGCACCGACTTGAGACCGCCGAACTCGGAATCGATGTCGATCTCGGGCGTCGCCGCGAGAAACGCCCCGTCGGTCGTGTAGAGCGTCTCGTCGTCGAGTTCCTGCGCCATCACGTCGCCCGGCGTCGGCGGCGCGAACGTGACCTGTCCAGGGCCGCCCTCGGCGGTGAACGTGTTCGCGACGAGCGATTCGCCGCCCAGCATCGACTTCGCCGAACTGATGATGCCGTCGCGGCTCGTCCCCGTCTCGACGGAAATCGTCGGGGAGTGGCCGACCATCGCCCCCGGTTCGGCGACGATCGACTCTCCGGTCTCGAGCTGTACGACGAGGTGGGTGAACGACGGTCGATGGGTGAATTCGATTTCCATACCGATATCACGTCCGTTAGGCCTGCGTTCGAGTCGAGCCAAATAAATCCCCGCTCGTTCGACCGGCGCATCGACCGGAGGCGATACCGCGGCTGTGGTTTTCCGCCATCCGGCGGATCCCATCGCACGCCCGGCCGATCCGCGCGGCGATGTGGCGCCGATCGACTATCGCGACATTCGCGCGTCTAGAGCAAGCCGGTTCTCGCCGTTCGACGGCCGGTAAGCGGTTCGGCGCCCGCAGCCGACCTCGACCGCTCGACGACGGCTAGAGCCGGTTGCGAAGCTCACCGATCCGCTCCTCGAGCGCGTCGATCGCATCAGTGACTTCCTGGCGAGCGCTCTCGCTCATCTCGTCGGCTTCGTCGGCCGCCGCGTCGAATCGGTCACGCACTCGCTGCAGCGCTTCCTCGGCGGTGTTGGAGTCACTCATACGTCCGCCGGGAAGATCGGGGTTCGAGCCCCATTAATCCACTGCCTTTCGAGAACCCTCCCGACCGATTTCGCGAGCAGGGCCCGCGGTGTCACTCTACGCCGACCCACTTCAGGATGGCGAGCGTCCCTTCGAAGAGCGCG
Coding sequences within it:
- a CDS encoding TIGR00266 family protein, producing MEIEFTHRPSFTHLVVQLETGESIVAEPGAMVGHSPTISVETGTSRDGIISSAKSMLGGESLVANTFTAEGGPGQVTFAPPTPGDVMAQELDDETLYTTDGAFLAATPEIDIDSEFGGLKSVLGEASLVPLALRGSGTAVIDAYGGLERLDLDAGESYVLDNENLIAWDDEVDFSTRRVGGLKSTLFSGEGLVFEFTGPGTAWYQTRDMDGLVDVIAPRLPSDN